GGCATTGGGCAATCGCAGAGGTGGCGGCATGCCGGAAAAAAATCACGGCGCGCAAAGTTTGTCCAGTTTTTTTCCTCGCTTCGCTCAGACCACGCTTCGTTATACACGCGATCTTGAATCATCCGTGTGGCAGGTCAGTTGTCAGTGGTCAGTTGCCAGTAATCAGTAATCAGTGAACCTGAAACTTGAAACGTCATGAAAGCGCCCAGTTGGGGGAAACGTCCGCCTCAAAGTCCGTCGCCGGCTGGCCGCGCAAAAGTTTCCATTCCGCCAGCACGCCAATCATGCCGGCGTTGTCCGTGCACAATCCCGGTGTTGCCAGGCGCAGAGTGAGATTCTGCCGTTGACACCCGTTCGCGAGTTCTCGGCGGAGCGCCCGATTGCACGTGACGCCGCCCGAAGCCGTGATGCATCCCACTCCCAACCGCCGGGCCGCCCGGATGGTTTTGGACACGAGCACATCGACAATCGCCGCCTGGACGCTGGCGCACAGATCGCGAATCGATTGAGCGGTGTCGAGCAGTCCCGGATGATCCCGCAGGAAGTAGCGCACGGAAGTTTTCAATCCGCTGAAGCTGAAATCATCGTTCGCCTCCGCGATCAGCGGACGCGGGAAGGAAAATGCGTTTGGATTCCCGCCCTCGGCAAGGCGATCGATCTCCGGACCGCCAGGGTATGGCAGCCCGATCAATTTCCCGACTTTGTCGAAGCACTCGCCCGCGGCGTCATCGATGGTGGAACCGAGCGCGCGGTGCCGCAGCTCCGCTTCCACGTGGACGAGCAACGTGTGCCCGCCGCTGACGATCAACGAAACCGAAGGTTGAAAGGCCGCGAAATCGGCGGCTGGCGGATTGCCCGTGATCCACGGGGAATACAGATGCGCCTCGTGGTGATGAATTCCAACGAAAGGCTTGCGCAACGCATACGCCAGCGCCTGGCCCGCCTGGAAGCCGGCCATCAAGGCGCTGGGCAGACCGGGACCTCGCGTGGCCGCGACCGCATCGAGCTGCCGGACCTCGAGGAGCGCGGTTTGAAGCGCGGTTCGGGCCATGGGCAGGAGTTTGCGGAGATGCTCGCGCGCGGCGAGTTCGGGCACGACGCCGCCGTATTCGGTGTGCATCTGCATTTGGGAAGAGACGGCGTTGGAGAGGATCGCGCCATCCCGCACGGCCGCCACGCTGGTTTCATCGCAGGAAGTTTCGATCGCGAGAACAGTCACGTGTTTCGGCGGAGCCGCGGGGGTAGCACAGGCGCATTCAGAACTCCCTCTCCCAGTGGGAGAGGGCCGGGGTGAGGGAGAGGCACCGGCAAATCCTGACGCCCACTGGACAAATGACAAAAAGTATGTCCCGTACGGGACATACTTTTTGCACTCGTCGTGAGGTGCTTCATGGGACTGCCATGCCTCGGTTCCATGCACACGACCCATGAACCAGGTAGAGCGAGTCCGTCCGGGCGAGCCGCTCGACATGCTTTGAACACGTCCGGATCGGCTCGCTGGGGACAGGCTCGCCCTACCCGGTTCATGGGGAGGGAAAGCAAGTCAGCGATTGTCAACGCTTCTCCGCAAGTTTCTTGGAGAATTGGCCACGGTCCTTGAACAGAAGGACGCCCTTCAAAAAGTCGCGCGCGCGGTCGAGTTGGACATCCGAGATCTGCCGGGCCTTCTCGCGCTGCTCCGGTTCCAAAGATTCGATCCCGTTGGGAATCCGCTTGTACGCCAGCAACAGTTCGTCTTCCTCGGACATGGGGACCACACTGTCCGGCGTGATCCCGTTGCCATGAATGACCTTGTGGCTCGGGGTGTAATATTTCGCGGTGGTCAAGCGCAGCGCGGAACCGTCCTGGAGCGGCACAATGCTCTGGACGGAGCCTTTCCCGAAGGTTTTTTCACCCATAACAAAAGCGCGGCCCAAATCCTGGAGGCAACCCGCTACAATCTCCGAAGCGCTCGCGCTCCCGAGGTTGACCAGAATGACGATCTTGACGTCCGCGTATTGATCGCGGCCCCGGGAAATGTATTCGTATTTGGATTGGGGAGCGCGGCCTTCGGTCGAGACGATCGGCTGCCCGCGCGGGACAAACAGTTCGCAAACTTTCACGGCCTGGTCCAGAAGGCCGCCGGGATTGGTCCGCAAGTCGAGGATCAATCCTTCCATTCCCTGGGCTTTGAGTTTGCGCAGCGCATCCTGGAGTTCGGAAGTGGTGTGCTCGCCGAATTGCGTCAGGCGCACGTAGCCGATCTTGTCCTCGCCGATTGGAAACGTCCGCTGGCCTTCAATGTCTTTGACCGTGTCCACCTTGATCACGGCGCGCTTGAGGGTGAAATCTTTGGTGTCCGGCAAATTGGAACGGACGACGGTGATGGTCACTTCCGAGCCGGGTTCGCCGCGCAGCTTTTGAACCGCGTCCGTGGTTGTGAACTTCTCCGTGCTTTTGCCATCGATCTTGATGATTCTGTCGCCCTTCAAGACTCCGGCCCGAAATGCCGGCGTATCCTCGATGGGGGCGACGACCGTCAGGAAGTTGTCCCGCAACCGCATGATCTCGATTCCAATCCCGCCGAACGCGCCTTCCGTGTCATTCTTCAGGCGCGTGTAATTCCGCGCCTCCATGAACTCGCTGTGCGGGTCGAGCGCATTGATCATCCCTTTGAGCGCCGAGTGAATGAGATCGTCGATGGATACTTTGTCCGCATCCACGTATTCTTTGCGGACCTTGTCGAGCACGCCGACGAACAGCTCCATCTGCTTGTAGAGGTTGTTCTTTTCGGCGGCCTGGGCGGAACCCAGATAGATTTGCGCTCCGACGAAAATGTTCAGGCCGAGCCCGACCAGGAGAACGGTGTAGAGGACGCGTTTTTTCATACGATTTGCTTCACGGAAACGAATGGCGGTCAATTCGAGTTCGGCTGGAAGGTAATCGTCAACCCCGCGCTTGGCAAGGATGCGTCGCGCGTTCGCGCTCCGTCACTCCAGCAATTCTCAAGTTCGAGTTCGGTAGGGCGAGACTGTCCCCAGCGAGCCGCCTCCAACGTATTCCCAACACGTCAGACACGGCTCGACGTGCGTGGAACACGTCCGACTCGGCTCGCTGGGGCCAGGCTCGCCCTACCGTCAGGTTTCATGGGCACAAGATTCTCGCGCTGGGCATGGGACCGCAAACCATGCAACTCCTCAACGCCAGCGAAGTGCTTCCCCCGCGCCTCACTCCACCGTGAGATTCATGAGGAACTCATTCAACTCGCGCTGGCGGTCCTTTTCCGTGGACTTCAGCGTTTCAATTTCCTGGCGCAGCTTTTCCAACTCGGTTTCCTGTTCGTCGAATTTCTTGACGTAACGGTTGTAAAGCTCCGATTGCTGATTGACGCGCGCCATGTTCTCGCGGATGCGCGCTTGCTCGTCCGTGATTTCCTTGATCCGTTGCTCGCGCCGGCTGCGTTCGCTGGCCGTCTGGCTGACGCGCTCGCGAAGGGAGGCCGCTTCTTGCAGCGCTTCACGAACCCTTGGGGCAATCTTTTGCGCCCGCAAATAGATGGCGATGGTTTCAGGACTGGAGTTGAGCAGTTGCGCGGTTTCACTGAATGGCCGCTCTTCGCGAACCACCAGCCTGGCGGGCTTCTCGGCTTCCACGTTCAAGGCAAACCGATAGACGTCTCGCGCGCGTTCGGAAGGTTCCTTCGGTTCCACCAATTGCCAATCCGGGCGGAGCGGATGCTCGATCAGAATGCGCTTCGTTTTCCGGTCGCGATTCTTGAGGGTGTAAGTTTTTTCCTCGCTCGATTTGCGGCTCGCGATGAGAACGCCTTTCTGGATTTTGACGGAGACCAGGTCCAACGATGAGGCCGTGGTCCTGGATTCAACCTCGGCCTTGAGGTCCAGCGCGTAGCTCAGCAAACGTTCCTGGGCCGGCGCGAGATCTTCGATCCGGGCGTCCCCGGCGTAAGTCCCGGCGTCAAACACCGTGATCGGTCCCTGCATGAGATGGAGTGCGCTGGTGTTTTTGAGCTTCAGTCCATTCAGGGGATGCCTGGCGTGGGTGTTCGCGTTGTAGATGGAAACCTTCTCGCCTTCGATCTTCTGATTGATGATGGGCAGCATCGCCGACTGTTGGCGAGCCAGCGTCACCGGCGTGGTGATCTGGTACTGAAAAAGTTCGCCGGCTTCTGCGCC
Above is a window of Verrucomicrobiota bacterium DNA encoding:
- the tsaD gene encoding tRNA (adenosine(37)-N6)-threonylcarbamoyltransferase complex transferase subunit TsaD — its product is MTVLAIETSCDETSVAAVRDGAILSNAVSSQMQMHTEYGGVVPELAAREHLRKLLPMARTALQTALLEVRQLDAVAATRGPGLPSALMAGFQAGQALAYALRKPFVGIHHHEAHLYSPWITGNPPAADFAAFQPSVSLIVSGGHTLLVHVEAELRHRALGSTIDDAAGECFDKVGKLIGLPYPGGPEIDRLAEGGNPNAFSFPRPLIAEANDDFSFSGLKTSVRYFLRDHPGLLDTAQSIRDLCASVQAAIVDVLVSKTIRAARRLGVGCITASGGVTCNRALRRELANGCQRQNLTLRLATPGLCTDNAGMIGVLAEWKLLRGQPATDFEADVSPNWALS
- a CDS encoding S41 family peptidase, with product MKKRVLYTVLLVGLGLNIFVGAQIYLGSAQAAEKNNLYKQMELFVGVLDKVRKEYVDADKVSIDDLIHSALKGMINALDPHSEFMEARNYTRLKNDTEGAFGGIGIEIMRLRDNFLTVVAPIEDTPAFRAGVLKGDRIIKIDGKSTEKFTTTDAVQKLRGEPGSEVTITVVRSNLPDTKDFTLKRAVIKVDTVKDIEGQRTFPIGEDKIGYVRLTQFGEHTTSELQDALRKLKAQGMEGLILDLRTNPGGLLDQAVKVCELFVPRGQPIVSTEGRAPQSKYEYISRGRDQYADVKIVILVNLGSASASEIVAGCLQDLGRAFVMGEKTFGKGSVQSIVPLQDGSALRLTTAKYYTPSHKVIHGNGITPDSVVPMSEEDELLLAYKRIPNGIESLEPEQREKARQISDVQLDRARDFLKGVLLFKDRGQFSKKLAEKR